The Natrarchaeobius halalkaliphilus genomic sequence CTCACCTCTATCATGCTCGCCGTGAAAAAACGTGATCCCTTTTCTCAGCCGACAACACTCTGTTTCGTTCCGACGGACGGTTCACTGGTGGATGGGAAAAGTCCATGGTGCCCGGTCGAGACAGCTACCGTATGACCGACCGCTCTGACGAGCTCACTGAACGTCGAGAGACGGACTCGAGTCAGGACATCCTCGAGGAAACCGATCGACTGCTCTCGGAGTCGGAAGCCGGTGACGCGTCGTCCGAACGCCGCTCGCACGAGCGGGCGGACCGTCAGCACGCGGACGAACATCGAGAGACGGCGACGGAACATCATCAGCCGATGGACGAGCCATCGACGGCGACCGGCGGCTCGAGATTTCGGCCGAGCAGGTCACTGGGAGAGTACTTCTCCCCCAAAGCGTTTTTCGCGCTGGCCCTCCTCGTCAGCGCCGGTCTCCTCGCCGGACAGACGCTCTCTCCGATCGGCAGCATCGGACGGATCGGCGGTATGTTCGCCATCGCGTTCTTCGTTGGCCTACTCACGTCGAAACGACGCTATCTCGAGGTGAGCGCCGTAGGCGTTTCGGTGGGCGCAGTGGCGATGGTTCTCTTCGATTTTACCCTCGCCGTGGTGGGCTCCGGTCGACTCCTGGTCGCCATCGGTGCGGCGGTCGGTCTGGTCGCGACCGTCGCCGGCTACTACTTCGGTCGAGACCTGCGTGACGGACTGGTACGTGACGTTAACTAGTCGAGACACTCGCCCTGACTGGGGTCGCTGAGGGCGCCGACGTTCCGACGGCCGAAACGCGTCGATCACCCGTTGGTCGTCAGCTCCCAGCCTCGTTCCGTTCGACGAACGATACCCTCGTCGGCCATCCGCTCGAGTAACTCGGCGACGACCTCCCGCGGGACATCGAGGTCACCGCCGAGTTCACCGACCGACCGCGGTTCGGTTCGAATTCTCGCGAGCAGATCCGCGTAAATGCGGCTCTCCGGCCCACCGCCGACCTCCTCCGAGACCTGATCGAGGACGTCACAGAGGCGGCTCTGGACCCATCGCTGGGCGAGCGAGAGTTCGTTCTCGAGCTGTTCGAGGTCTTCGAGCGCGCCGAGGAGTTCGTCGAGCTCGTCGGTGTTGTCCCAGGAGATGTCGAGCGAGAGGTGCCGACAGGTCGTGATGTCGAAGCTATTGTTCGCGGGATACGCGCTCTTGCTCGCGAATCCGTAGGGTGAGACGTTGACCTCGAGTCGAACGTTCCGGGCGATGTGGAAGTACTTCCGGCGCTGATCGTCGACCCTGCTCTCGATCAATCCGGCCTCCTCGAGTTTTCGAAGGTGCTCGATGACCGCTTTGGGACTCACGCTGAGATACTCGGAGATTTCGGTTACGTAACAGGGTTTGCGGGCGAGGAGTCGAAGGATTCGCCTTCTGTTCTCGTTACCCAGCAAATCCAACAACGCCGCGGAGTCCATCGGGTGACGGTAAGGCCTCAGCGCTGAAAAGCGTGTCTGCTCGTCGGAGAACCGTCGGTGGAAACGGACGAGGCCGGCGGAAATCGCCCCTCCTCGTCACTGTCCGGGCGTTTCATCTGCCGATCCAGCACCGGTATCCGAAGAGGCGGTATTCGGTCCGTTCGAAGTCCCTCGGTCGTCCTCGTCCGCCCCGGTCTCGTTCCGGTCCGTTCCATCATCGGTCCCATTCGGAGTCGGTCCGTCGTCTGCGGTCTGGGTTGTTCCGTTACCGTCTCCGGTTTCCCGGTCGTCCGGTGTAGAGTCCTGTCCGGGAGGCGTGTCGATTCCGCTCTGTCCGGGAACACCGTCGTCTCCGTCGGTCGACGGACCGCCCGGTTGTCGATCGAAGCCGGCGACACCCCGTGCGATCGTTGCGACCTCGGGCCCGGCGAGTTCGGACGCGTTCGCCCGAAGCTCGTCGAGTCGATCGCTCTCGAGGCCGGTTTCGTTCGCCCGCGGGATGGTCCGGTCGACCGACTGCTCGAGAGATGCGACCTCGACGGACAGTCTCGTTATTCGGGCGTTGTACTCCGCACTCGAGAGGTTCGTCGCGTTCTCGCGAAGCTCCTCGCGTTCGGCCTGAAGCGCCGCCAGACGCTCTTCGAGGTCGTCCGTCCGGTCGCGTACGAGATCCGCTCGAGTGTCGTTGGCCGCGCTCTCGTATTCGGTTTCGAACAGCCCGGACTCGACGGTCGATTCGGCGTCTGCGGCGCTCGATTGCATGAACGACGAAACGGAGACGGTTTCGTTCGAATCGGCGTCGGAATCGGACTCGGTTTCCGCGGCCGATCCGACGACACCGGCCACCGGAGCAACCGTTAGCCCGACCGTAATCAGGACGACCGCTACGACCATCCGAAAGCCACGCATTGGGAGAGCCCTCGACGGAACATTGTAAAAAGGCGACCAGTCGTTCGAACCGTTCACGTGATATCTTGGACACCCGAGCGACTCGGAAAGCGTTTACGGTCCACTCATAGAGTTTTATTCACAGTGTCGGTGGTAAACACCGTCGATCGGATCGTCACCAGTACGGGTTGATAGCACGACTACTTACGTTTGTTCGAAAATAGTTAAACCGATCGAGATCGTGTGCCTAGTTAGCATGTTCGAAGTGTTCTCTGGAAGCTACTATCTGGGACGTCTCTACGTGACGCCGACGAACGCGGAGTCCGCGTTCATGCACAGCGATCAGCACGAACGGATCAACGAAGAAGTGTACGCGACCGGCCACGGGGTAGAACGGCTCGATGCACCGCTCGTCATGAAACTCGAGAACCGCCACTTCCCGGTTCACGGCGACGACGCCGTCCCGTCGGATACGCTCGCCGTTCCGGAGACGATGCTCGAGGAAACCCGGATTCGAAATCCGCCATCGCTTCGCGAGGTATTTCTCGCCCGACGCGAACGCGCCCGGCAGTTGCTCGAGTTCGCGGGTGGATGGCAGCCGTCGGGTGACGACTCGGACGCGACCACCGGCTCGAGTTCCGACGACTACCCGAACGCCGGAACGTAAAAGTACCCTCGCTTCGCGTGTTCGCCCGGATGTTCGACGTCGACCGGTTGCTCGGACGCGCATCGCTCAAAGAGCGGATCGACGAACTCGAGGACGAAACGGAGCGCCTGCGGTCGCGCTACGAAGCCGAATCCGAGCGCAGGGCAACAGCAGCCACGGCCAGACAGGAGGCCGAAGAGACGATCAACCGGCTCGAGGATCGGATCGCCCAACTCGAAGGGGAACTCGAGCGCGTCGATGGCGTGGACTCCGGACTCGAGTTTCGCTCGCGCGAGCGGATGCGGGGAACCGAACTCGCGGACGTACTCGACCGGCTCGCGTCGATCCGAACCGCCCCGGAGGGAGCGCTCACGGCTGTCGTCTCCGACGGCGAGACGGGCGTGGGCCACCGCGGCGTCGACCTCGATGACGTCCTGGGCGAACGGGCCGCGCTCCTCGACGACGCCTCGCCGTGCGTGTGCTACGTCGACGATGCTGGCCTCGTCTCGGTCGCGCTGAGGCCGCCGATTCTGCCGGCGATAGAGCCGACGTGGGACGACCGCTTCGCCGTCGACCGCGAGTGGTTCCTGGGGACCGACCGGTACGTCCTCGCGCTGGTCAGAGCAGATCTGTTCGCACTCGGCGTTTACGACGGCGACGAACGCACCGCGTACCGCGGCTTCGAAAGCGACGTCAAAGGAGCGCACTCGAAGGGAGGGTTCTCGCAGGCCCGGTTCGAACGGATCCGCGACGATCAGATCGACGACCATCTCGAGCGCTGTCGAGCGACCCTCTCCGAGTACCGATCCGATCGTCCGGGCGACGAACCGCTTTACTTGACGGGACAACGTGGCGTAATCGACACGCTCGTCGACGACGGGACTCTCGAGCCGGACGCGACGACTGCGGTCGATGCGACGGGCGATCCGAAGTCGGCGCTCGACGACGCCCATCGCTCGTTCTGGACGACGGACGTTCTCGTTCTGTAACCGTCTCGAGGGGTCGGCGGTGCGGACGCCCTCAACCGTCGTCCAGACTTAAGTCCTCCCCGTCGCTAGCCGCGTGTATGCGCGTTGCAATTCTCGCTCACGAGCTGTTTCCCAACGAGGCGAAAACCGCACTCGGCGTCCTTCGGTACGCCGACGACGAGATCGTCGCGGTGTTAGATCGCGACAATCCGAACCGACGGGTCAACGAGTTCGTCCCGGACGTTCAGGATGCACCGATCGTGACCGGGATGGACGACCTCGAGGACGACGAGGTCGACGCACTGCTGATCGGCGTTGCCCCCATCGGTGGCGGCTTCGAAGAGAGCTGGCGCGAGGACGTCCGGAAGGCACTCGAGCGCGGTCACGACGTCATCTCCGGCCTCCATTACTTTCTCAGTGAGGACGATGAGTTCGATCGGTTGGCCGAGGCGAACGACTGTGAGCTCAGAGACGTTCGAAAGCCGCCCGAAGACCTGTCGGTGAGCGACGGTATCGCAAGCGACGTCGACGCCGAGGTGATCTTGACCGTCGGAACGGATTGCGGAGTCGGCAAGATGACGGCGACGATGGAACTGGTTGCCGACGCCCGCGAGGCGGGCTACGACGCGGCCGTCGTTCCGACCGGACAGACCGGGATCATGATCGAAGGCTGGGGAATGCCGGTCGATCGCGTCGTCTCCGATTTCACCGCCGGGGCCGTCGAAGAGATGATCCTCGAGGCCGGAACCGACCACGACTACCTCTTCGTCGAAGGACAGGGAAGTATCGTCCACCCGGCGTACTCGGGTGTCACCTGTGGTATCCTCCACGGAGCGATGGCCGACCGACTCGTCCTCTGTCACGATGCCGGACGGGAGGCGATTCACGGCTACGAATCGTTCTCGCTCCCGCCGCTCTCGCGCTATATCGACCTCTACGAGGACCTCGCTGCACCCGTCAGCGAGTCGCGCGTCGTTGCGGGGGCGCTCAACACCTCGGGACTCGAGGATAGCGTGGCTCGCGAGGCCGTCAACGAATACGAAGCCGCGATCGACGCACCGGCGACCGACGTCATCCGCTTCGGAACGGACGGCGTTCTCGAGACGCTTCTGGAATCCGGGTCGGACCGATGAGCCTCGAAACGTCCGTTCACCGGCGGTCGCTCCCGCTCGAGTATCCGTTTACGATCGCGCGCGGAACGGTAACCGAGACCGACGTCGTGACCGTCCACGTCGAGGACGGGGAGGGACGGATCGGGATCGGTGCGGCCTCGCCGGCGTCACACTACGGTGAGACCGCCGCCACGGTCGAGGCCGTCCTGCCGGATCTCCTCTCGATCGTCGAGGACGTAGACGATCCGAGCCAGCACGCGCGGATCGAGCGGCGAATGCGCGAAACGCTCCGGGAGAATCCCGCCGCACGGGCCGCCGTCAGCATCGCGCTTTACGACCTCGAAGCGAAGCGACTCGAGGTCCCGCTCTATCGCTACTGGGGCCTCGATCCCGCCGAGAGCCTCGAAACCTCCTACACGATCGGAATCGACGATCTCGAGACGGTACGCGAGAAGACGGAAACGGCTCTCGACCGCGGTCATGGGACGCTGAAAGTCAAACTCGGAACCGGCCGAGACGACGAAATCGTGCGAACGATTCGGTCGGTCGCTCCAGACGCGCGGCTGTTCGTCGACGCGAACGAGGCCTGGTCACCGCGTGAGGCGGTTTCGACGATCGAACGACTCGCTGAGTACGATCTCGCTTTGGTCGAACAGCCCGTCCCGGCTAGGAACCTCGAGGGACTGAAGTTCGTCTCCGATCGATCGCCGGTTCCGATCGCCGCCGACGAATCCTGTGTGACGCTCGCGGACATCCCGCAGATAGCTGACCGCTGTGACATCGCGAACCTCAAACTGATGAAGTGTGGCGGCCTGCGGGAGGCCTGGCGGATGATCCACGCCGCTCGCGCACACGATCTCGACGTGATGTGTGGCTGTATGACCGAGTCGAACGCCTCGATCGCGGCTGCCTGTCATCTCGCTCCGGCGCTCGATTATGCCGACCTCGACGGCTCACTCTTGCTTTCCGACGATCCCTACGACGGCGTACCGATCGTCGACGGTCGGATCGATCTCGAGGCGCTCGAACGTCCGGGGTCGGGGGCGGCTCCGACGTAACTCGGCTGACACGTACTTTCTCGATCAGCGGCTTCGAGAGTCCGCGGAGGTGGAATCCAGAGAGCGTTCGGTATCGACTCGCCCGTCGGTTCGCTCGAGTTCGAAGCCGAGCGCACGGAGGCACTCCGGTGACCGACCGGTGCCGTGAATCAGGACCTCGACGAGGTCCGCGGGTTCGTCGATATCAGTTCCGAGTCGAAAGGAGTCGATCGTCTCGAGGCTCGCACCCACTCCGTTCGCGGCGGCGCGGTGGTCGAGGTAGGACGCGCCGTGGTAGTCCGCTCGAAAATCGGGGTGGCGAACCACGAGCGCGTTCGTTCCGCCACCGCGACCGGGTGCGATCACGACGTCCGCGTCGGGACCGAACAATCCCTCGAGCGACTCCGGCGTTGCCAGCGCGAGATCGGCCATAACGACGGCAACTGGTTCGCCGGTCCGACCACGGCGCGGAAGTCGGGCGTCGACGGCGTCGGTCAGCGGTCGATCGTCGACCTCGACACGAACGGTAGAAGGGACGCCGACGAGGTCGTCATCGGACGAGAGTGGCGACGTCGCGACCACGGTCAGA encodes the following:
- the cofC gene encoding 2-phospho-L-lactate guanylyltransferase, whose product is MQVVVPFAAETPKTRLRSVLSAAERSRFARAMLADVLEALARTGHDLTVVATSPLSSDDDLVGVPSTVRVEVDDRPLTDAVDARLPRRGRTGEPVAVVMADLALATPESLEGLFGPDADVVIAPGRGGGTNALVVRHPDFRADYHGASYLDHRAAANGVGASLETIDSFRLGTDIDEPADLVEVLIHGTGRSPECLRALGFELERTDGRVDTERSLDSTSADSRSR
- a CDS encoding dipeptide epimerase; translated protein: MSLETSVHRRSLPLEYPFTIARGTVTETDVVTVHVEDGEGRIGIGAASPASHYGETAATVEAVLPDLLSIVEDVDDPSQHARIERRMRETLRENPAARAAVSIALYDLEAKRLEVPLYRYWGLDPAESLETSYTIGIDDLETVREKTETALDRGHGTLKVKLGTGRDDEIVRTIRSVAPDARLFVDANEAWSPREAVSTIERLAEYDLALVEQPVPARNLEGLKFVSDRSPVPIAADESCVTLADIPQIADRCDIANLKLMKCGGLREAWRMIHAARAHDLDVMCGCMTESNASIAAACHLAPALDYADLDGSLLLSDDPYDGVPIVDGRIDLEALERPGSGAAPT
- a CDS encoding DUF456 domain-containing protein gives rise to the protein MTDRSDELTERRETDSSQDILEETDRLLSESEAGDASSERRSHERADRQHADEHRETATEHHQPMDEPSTATGGSRFRPSRSLGEYFSPKAFFALALLVSAGLLAGQTLSPIGSIGRIGGMFAIAFFVGLLTSKRRYLEVSAVGVSVGAVAMVLFDFTLAVVGSGRLLVAIGAAVGLVATVAGYYFGRDLRDGLVRDVN
- a CDS encoding DUF1611 domain-containing protein — protein: MRVAILAHELFPNEAKTALGVLRYADDEIVAVLDRDNPNRRVNEFVPDVQDAPIVTGMDDLEDDEVDALLIGVAPIGGGFEESWREDVRKALERGHDVISGLHYFLSEDDEFDRLAEANDCELRDVRKPPEDLSVSDGIASDVDAEVILTVGTDCGVGKMTATMELVADAREAGYDAAVVPTGQTGIMIEGWGMPVDRVVSDFTAGAVEEMILEAGTDHDYLFVEGQGSIVHPAYSGVTCGILHGAMADRLVLCHDAGREAIHGYESFSLPPLSRYIDLYEDLAAPVSESRVVAGALNTSGLEDSVAREAVNEYEAAIDAPATDVIRFGTDGVLETLLESGSDR
- a CDS encoding DUF5802 family protein is translated as MFEVFSGSYYLGRLYVTPTNAESAFMHSDQHERINEEVYATGHGVERLDAPLVMKLENRHFPVHGDDAVPSDTLAVPETMLEETRIRNPPSLREVFLARRERARQLLEFAGGWQPSGDDSDATTGSSSDDYPNAGT
- a CDS encoding ArsR/SmtB family transcription factor — its product is MDSAALLDLLGNENRRRILRLLARKPCYVTEISEYLSVSPKAVIEHLRKLEEAGLIESRVDDQRRKYFHIARNVRLEVNVSPYGFASKSAYPANNSFDITTCRHLSLDISWDNTDELDELLGALEDLEQLENELSLAQRWVQSRLCDVLDQVSEEVGGGPESRIYADLLARIRTEPRSVGELGGDLDVPREVVAELLERMADEGIVRRTERGWELTTNG
- a CDS encoding Vms1/Ankzf1 family peptidyl-tRNA hydrolase, which produces MFDVDRLLGRASLKERIDELEDETERLRSRYEAESERRATAATARQEAEETINRLEDRIAQLEGELERVDGVDSGLEFRSRERMRGTELADVLDRLASIRTAPEGALTAVVSDGETGVGHRGVDLDDVLGERAALLDDASPCVCYVDDAGLVSVALRPPILPAIEPTWDDRFAVDREWFLGTDRYVLALVRADLFALGVYDGDERTAYRGFESDVKGAHSKGGFSQARFERIRDDQIDDHLERCRATLSEYRSDRPGDEPLYLTGQRGVIDTLVDDGTLEPDATTAVDATGDPKSALDDAHRSFWTTDVLVL